The genomic region ATCACTTTTAACGAATCAATCACCCTAGGAGGATGAAACCATGTTCCCAGTGAATCAGGGTCTACGGACTCTAGGCCTCTCGTTCGCCGGTCTGCTGCTCGCGTCTCAGGCCCAGGCGAGCATCTTCTCGCCTTCGCAGTCGGAGCTACTCAACATCATCGACGTAACGACCTCCTTCGATGGTGGGGGTAGCCTCTTCGATGCCTCCCTCGACGGCGACGGCGTCCTCTACGACATGGACTTTGCGCAGGGCACCGATGGGATCTCTCGGGTCGTGCTCGAAAACAGCAGTTTTACCGCAGACCTGACCGGTCTCGATTCCTTCGACATCCTCTTCAACCCCCAGTCCTTCGCGATGGGGCTCAAGACCTACCTGGAAACAGGCGCCGGCGACTTCTACGAGTCAGCGCTCCAGCAGGTTGGCGTGAACACAACCCAGCGGATCTCACTCCCGCTCAGCGGACTCGCCAACATCGACGACGTGACGAGCTTCGGGATCCAGATCTTCGAGCCGGATAACGGCACCTCCTTCGCATCGCTCGCCAAGGTGCAGACCGCCGATCCGCCCAAGCCGACCGTGACCAACACACTCTTCTCATGGGAGACCGGGCTGGAAGGATGGACCGATCCCAATCCGACCTTCTTCCCCAACACTGACACCACACGCCAAGTCTTCGCCGGCAACGCCACCGACGGCGTCAACACCCTGGCGATCAGCCGGACCACCGGCTCGCCCAACTTCCGCTGGGGCAGTGAGGCCCGCTTCGACATCAACGCCGGTAGCACCCAAGAGCAGGTCGATGCGATCGCTGATGAGCTCAACAATGCCGACTTCCTGGCGTTCGATATCACCATCGACCCGGACGAGATCGACCCCTCGGTGACCTTCCTGGGCTTCAACGTCTCAATCAATGACGATTCCGGCGCGTTCTATCAGTCCTCGCAGCAGTTCTTCAGCGTCAGTTCGAGCGACACCTTCACCTACCAGGCACCTCTAAGCGATTTTCTCGGCTTCAACAATGGCCTGACACTGGCCGAGGCCGGCATCGTGGCGGACACGGCCGCGATTATCTTTCTGCTGTCGACAAATACCGACGGGCCGGGGACGTTCTACATCGACAACTTCCGCCTCATCACCGAGGTCGACGGTCTACCCGGAGACGTCACCGGCGATGGGGCTGTGGACCTCGACGATATCAACGCCTTCTACGCCGCCATCGGCGGTAGCGACCCGCTTTTCGATCTGGACGGCGACAGCAACGTCGATGCAGACGACGTCGCCTTCCTGATCACCCAGATCCTCGGCAGTTCCCCGGGCGATGCGAACTTGGACCTTGCCGTCGACCTCGTCGACCTCTCGACACTCGCCAGCAACTTCGGCGCGACGCTGATCAGCGACTACAGCAAGGGCGATTTTAACCTGGATGGCGAGGTCAACCTGATTGACCTCTCGACGCTCGCCTCCAACTTCGGCTTTACGGCGGCCGTGCCGGAGCCTGCGGTCGGGGGCCTCTTGCTGCTGGCCGGACTGCTCGGCCGCCGCCGGGCCGCTTGGTCCTGATGCCGCACCGCATGCACGCCCCAAGCAAGGTCCGAGTATTAATGGCTCGCATCCGACAACGTGATTCACTCATCAAGGCGACGCGTGCCACCAGCCACGCGCTCCCGGCGCTCGCCATCATGGTGATCACCTTGAGATACCTTGCCATGACTCCCAACGTCCTGCTCGCTCAGCAGAGCCCCCAGGCCTCCTTGATCGAGATCGATCCGGAGCCGTTGCCGGCTATTATCTCTCTTCGTGACGCTCAGTCCGGCCGTCATGTCTCGCTCTCTCTCCTCGACCTGGCTGGTGAGCCCGATGAGGCAACATGGTTCTCGTCCCGAGCCAGCGGCAACCTCAGCACACCGGATGCCGAACCGCTCGCCTGGTCATGGGAACAAAACGCCAGTGGAAACGCGCTCGAAGCTGAGCTAGGGCTCGAAGTCGCGCAAGGCGGCATCACCGAGCCGTTGATCCTCGAACTGGTCATTCCCGAGCTACCAGGCGTCGAACACGACTGGCTGCTGTTCCGGGACCAGGAGGTCACAACCGGAACCTTCGGCCGCCGAACGACCGCCGACGGTCAGGCGAGCTCGCAGGAGAACGAGAGCCAGGTGATCACCCGCGCTGACACCATCGCCGTGCGCACCAACACCGACGGCTACCTGGTGCTCGATCAGATGGTTGGTATCGAGGGCGTTCTGAGGTTCGAGGACGACCGTCAGCGACGCCCTGCATTTACTGCCCGGCTGCTGCTCAAACCCGCTGATGGCAAGGCCACGATTGGCTTTCGGATTAGACAAGTGCCCTATCTCCAGATCATGCGGGCTAAGGATCGCGCGCTCGCCAGCATGCACCCGGGAAGGGCACGCTTCGCCAGCCAGGGCCCGCCCGCAGTCCGCGACGTCCGCCTGTCGGCCACTAGCCTGGACGCCTACGACCCGCTGACCATCACCGCCGAACTCTCCGGTCAGTGGATCAACCCCTTCGACCCCGAGGACGTCACGCTCGACGCGATCATCACCCTACCGGACGGCCGACGCCTGACGGTGCCCGGCTATCTCAATCAGCCGCACCGCGCCGAGACGGTAGACGGTCGCCAGGTCATCACCCCGGCGGGCGAGCCTCGCTGGGAAGTTCGTTTCACGCCCAGCCAGCCTGGCCTATACGAGATCCGCTTGGTGCTCGACGACGGCGCCGGCAGAGCTTCCTCCGAGATGCACCACGTCGAGGTCAGACCGGCCGATAGCAGTGGCTTCATCCGTGTCGCCAAGGGCAACCCCAGCTACTTCGAGTTCGACGACAGCTCGCTCTATTTCCCGATCGGCATGAACATTGGCTGGTCGGGCGAAGCGGGCACGCGCGACTACGAGATGTACCTTAGCCGGATGGCCGAGCACCAGGCCAACTTCGTACGCATCTGGCTCGGCCCGACCTTCAACCGCATGGGACTCGAACGCGGCATCGATCCCGAACTCCCTGGGGCCAACGGCCTGGGCTGGATTGATCTGGCAGCTGCCTGGAAGATCGACGAGGTCTTCGACATCGCTCGCCGTCACGATATCCGGCTGATGGTCGCGATCGAGTCCTTCAGCGCGATGCGCGACTCGGGCGAGCCGCGCCACTGGCACGAATCGCCCTACAACGTCGCGCTCGGCGGGCCGCTGAGACGCACCGGCGAGATGCTCTCGGACCACACTGCACGCGTGCTCTTCCGACATAGGCTGCGCTATATCGTGGCCCGCTACGGACACCACACGACACTCCTCAACTGGGAACTCTGGAACGAGGTCAACGGCATCGACGGCTACGACTCCGAGGCTTCTGCGTCCTGGCACGCCGAGATGGCTGACGAAATCAAACACCTCGACGCCTACGACCACCCGATCTCCACCAGTTTCTGGATCAACCATGGCGACGAGGCGGTCGATCGTCTGCCGCAACTCGATTTCACCCAGACCCACGTCTACGGCGCCACCGATATCCCGCGATACTTCATCCCAATCGCCCGACGCAAGCTGGCCAAATACGACAAGCCCCATCTCTTCGGCGAGTACGGCGTGAACGTCTCAGCTGCTGGCTCGACCGGCGTCGACATGGAAGGGATCCACCTCCACAACGGCCACTGGGCGGCGCTCCTCTCTGGATCGGCAGGTGGGCCCATGGTCTGGTGGTGGGACAACTACGTCCACCCCAACGACCTTTATCACCACTTCACACCACTCGCTCGATTTGTTAGAGGTATGCCGTTGCATCGCATAGGCTTCCGGGCGATAGAAGAAGTTTCGCTCAGCAGCACCCTCCCGACTGATCCCGACGCGCCTCGACGCCCGCTGATCATCCACCCCGAGGCGCGCAGCTGGAATGCCTGTGACGTCAATCAGCCGCGCACGTTCACCATCGCCGAAGATGGACGCATCTCCGATTTCGATGTCCTACCAGCAGCCCTTCAGAGCGATCAGGGGGGCAACGCTCACCTTCACAACCCCTCAACCTTCCGACTCTCCCTGCCGCAGCCCGCACAGTTCATCGTCCACGTCGAAGGTATCTCCGGATGGTCCGGCTCCCGGCTCCAGGTCAGCTTGAACGGCGAGCTGCGAATCGATGAAGACTTTCCGGACGACAACGGCGCTTCGCGGCAGCTGATTCACACCTACGACGGGCCCTACACAATCGATCTGCCCGCAGGGGACCACGAGATCATCGTGGCCAACAAGGGCGAGGACTGGATGAACGTCTCCTACGAGATCACCGACTACCTGCCCGCGGGCCAGCCCAATGTTGACGTCTGGGCCGCCCGCTTCGACGAGCCGGCTAAAGATGGACTAGTCGCCGTGGTCTGGCTCCGTGACAGCAAACTGACTTGGAGGAAGCAGCAGAATGATTCCCCGGAACTCGACCGCTGGGATCACCTGAGACTGACGATCCCCGACCTGGCTAGCGGGGATTACACGATCGAGTGGTGGGATACGATGAAGGGTACGGTGACGGGTTCCACCGCTGTGACGGTGTCCGGCCGGAATCTGTCGTTGGATGTCCCAGAGTTTCACCAAAGTCTCGCGGCGAAGATTCGGCTAAAGAACTACGCCAGACAGGAGAACTAAACACAAATCACAACTCGAAGACTCAACCCAAGGTTGGACCCAGGACGGGAGCATCGCATTCTGCCAGAAGTAAGGGTTACGACTGGCACAAGCACCCGGGGCAGGTCAATACCTAACAGCACAAAGCACTGAATACACCATCTTCTCAAAGCACCACTGAATAACTCAGTCTCCGTAGTCATCCCAACCATGCCCAGCGGTCAGAGGGATCGAACACGACATCAACCTGGTACGGCGCGAGGCCACGAAAAGCGCTAACCCACCCAACCTACGAAAACTATAGATCACTCACCCCACCCCTCAGCCAAGGCTTACGGCGCCTACATCAGACCGACATCTAAATTGGCCTGATCGCTACCAAACCTTCACATGCTAATCTTCACCCATGAACGACCCCCTCCTCGCCAAGATCTTAGAAGCCGAACAGCAACTCGCTTTTGGGAACCTTGACGCCGCCTCCGAAGCCGCCGAGTTGGCCCTCGTCAACGCCCTACCTCACGCCGGCCTCGCCCTCAACGTCCTCGGGCACATCGCCGCCCACCGTCGCGAAAACCAGCTCGCCCTCACCCTCTGGGAAACCGCCACCCGCGCCGCCCCCGCCATCCCCCAGCCCTGGGTCTCCCTGGGCGGGGCACACTTCGAGCTTCAGCAGTTCGATCGCGCCATCTCTTGCTTCCGCGAAGCCCTACGCCGCGACGAGAGCCTCACCGCCGTCCGCATGCAACTCGGCATCGCCCTCCAGCACGCCGGCCAACACCAGCAGGCTATCGACGAACTCCGCGCCATCCTCACCCACGACCCCTCCAACCCCGAAGGCCCCGTCGCTCTCGCCACTTCCCTCCACGAACTCGGTCGCACCAAACAAGCCATCGAAGCCCTCGAACAATCCGCCGCACAACACCCCAACCATCTCAAGACCCTCTCCAACCTCGGCGTCCTCCACGAAAAACTCGACCAGTTCGAACACGCCATCACCTGGTACGACAAAGCCCTCGCCCTCAACCCCGAGGACGCCCAAACACTCTTCAACCGCGGCAGTTCTCGCATTCAACTCCTCCAAATCAACAAAGCCCGCGCAGACTGGCAACGCGCCCTCCAACTCGACCCCGAACACGCCACCATCGCCAACAACCTCGCCATCCTCGAACTCCTCGACGGCAACCTCACCGAAGGCTTCGAACTCTTCGAAGCGCGATGGAAAGTCCGACATCAGAAGTTCCCCATCCCCTACCCCGAATGGGACGGCTCACCCCTAGGCAGCAAACACCTCCTGCTCTTCGTCGAACAAGGCTTAGGCGACGCCCTCCAGTTCTGCCGCTACATCCCCATCCTCAAACATCAGCACCCCAACGCCACCTTCACCATCGCCACCCTCCCCACCCTTCACGACCTCCTCCGCTCACTAGCAGGACTCTCTTCCGTCGTCGATATCCACCCTCCCTACCCCCGCGCTGACTTCTCCCTCTCGCTCCTCTCGATCCCCCGCGTCCTCAAGACCACCCTCGACACCATCCCCGCCGACACCCCCTACCTCCACGCACCAACCAGCCTCGCTCGCACCTGGAAACAGAAGCTCGACGACCTCACCCCATCCGATAAACCCCGCGTCGGCCTCTTCTGGCAGGGCACCCAGGTCGAACCCCGCCGCACCATCAGACTCGAACAACTCCAACCGCTCTTCGACCAGTCAGACCGACTTACCTTCATCTCACTCCAGAAAGGCCAGGGCGAAGAAGAACTTGAAAAGGGGGGCTATCCCGTCACGCCTATCGGCCACCAGCTCCTCACCTACGCCGACACCGCCGCCGTCCTCGAACACCTCGACCTCGTCATCACCATCGACACATCCCTCGCCCACGCCGCTGGCGCACTCGCCCGACCCACCTGGACCCTACTCCCCTTCCGCCCCGACTGGCGCTGGCTCCTCCACCGCAACGACTGCCCCTGGTACCCCACCATGCGCCTCTACCGCCAATCCACCCGCAACGACTGGTCTGAGCCCCTCGCTCAAATCGCCAACGACCTCCGCACCTGGTGACCTGCCCCCCCCTCAATCTGATCCGGACGCTTCCCCCGTTTCCTAGCGGAACGATTCAGCAACCAAGGTTCCGACACCGCCCAGAAAGCAGAACAACAACGCACCAAACCAGCCCAGTTGGCTCAGGCACAGGCGCACTCAGCCCGAAGTCACTCGCCAGCAAAGACAAATCAATCAGATCAACAACACCCGAAAAATCGAGGTCACCCTCACCATGAACGCCCGGCGTCCCGAACGACGAGGCCAGAATCGATAGATCGATCAGGTCCACCGTCCGGTCAAGATTCACATCCCCGCGCAAAGTGCCAAAGAGATCGCTGATCCAGAACACACCATCCTCTGCGTCCACAACGTCGTCGCCAGTCAAGTCAAGATTCGCCTCCCCCACAGCGATGGCCGCCTCAAGCAACGCCAGATCCTGAGCATCCAGGTGACCATCGCGGTCCAGGTCGCCGACAATCCCTAGCGTCGGATTATCCGAAGACAACGAGATCAGAGCAATATCCAGAAACTCCCCGAGCCCGGCAAAGCTGTTGTTGATCACCAGCCGGATCGCGTTGGCATCTCGGCTCGGATCAATCGTGGCCGGCACACTCCCCAGCGGCTCGAAGGCACCGGCTCCGAGACGGGTATACACCTGATACAAGTCCGCATCGAGATCAAGCTCAATGACAATCATCAGCAGCCCATCAAGGATCGCTGAGTACGAACGCTGCCCATCTAACAACGTACCGGAGCCGAGTGCCTGCCCCGATAGAACAAACTGCCCCGACGCAACACGTTCGAGCTGCGCCTGTGCCGTGATCGTTGAGCCCGTCCCACCGTCAGAATCCAGGAATCCCAGCCTCACTTCCTCGTGCTCACTCGCGTCATAATCCGTCAGGTTCCAGCCTTCAATCACAAGCGAGAGATAGAGCGTGCCCTCGGACTGGTTGGGGATATCCAGGTAACTCGATGCAAAGTTGTCACCGGGCTTTCGAACCCGCAGCACGCCATCCTCAACCGTCACGCCCGTTACATCCGAGCTGAACAGTGTCGAGCCCAGACTGTTGCTGGCACCCGTCAGCATCGTCCCGTTGCTGTCATCAAACTCAAAACGCTCATCAAGAATCGGTGCCAGCGCAGCCGCAAAAGCCAGCCCGACGTTCATGCCGAAAGTATGGAACCGCTCAATATCCCAACCCGGAATAAACTGAGTCTCAAACGTGCTGTAGAACTCCGCATTCAGACGATCACGCCCGAAACGCATCCCGGTCCAGTTGGTCACCGAAGCGTCATACGTCGCAATGATCGGCTCTCGCGCCGTAATGTCCTGCCAGAACGGATCGAGATGAAGCCCCGCGTCAATATCTACAAAACCAAAGTGCTCCTCGGTATCCGTCCACGAGTGAAAATCAACGAAATAATCCACATCAGCGCCCGTGTCGGCCTTCATCGCCTCACCGACAATCTTGAGGTCGGTCATATCGTCGTAAAGAAACTCGTTCCAGAACCGATTCATATCACGATCAGGATGCTCCACACCCGAACGATTCAAACCCGCGTAACGACCATCAGGATTGACCAACGGATAAACATAGAACTCCGCTGCCTCACGCAGCGCCGTCGCACGGGGATCATCACTCACCAGAAAGTTCACAATCCCCTCAAGCACATGACCAGCCGGACCCTCATTCGGATGCACGCCTGACGCCAGCACCACCTTCTCCTTGACACCCGCCACACCTCCATCGGTGATCTTGTAACCATAGAGATCACTCGGACTGATCTGCCGGCCGATGTCATCGATCCCCCCAGGGCTCTGGCCCAGCACAAAGTTCGCATCCCCTGACAACGTCGGACTCACCCAGGGACTTCCCATCAGCGAGGCCGTGTGCGCCTCGACACGACCCACTTCATAAGGAAGCCCGTAGGCGACGTACACCGTGCTCTCATCAAACGCCTCATCATTCCAGAAGCTGTACGTCCCCGAACCCGACTGCCAGATGTTGTTATCAAAGAATCGCCAATCCTGCTGATCGTAACTGTAGACCATCTCGTGATTGGCCAGCCGTGAAGACCCCGACGAGAAATCATCATCAATCGTAAACGTCGGCTGCGCACCACCAACACCCGCTGCAGAAAAGTAGAGCCATTTCCAGTCGCCGGGATAAAAGTTGTCCCGCCCCGCCAGCGTAATAAAGTTACCGTTGATCGACGAGCCACTCTCATCAAGAGAGCCGGTGTCGAAGTTGCCACTCAGCGTGATAACCCCATGCGTCGGCTCCGCCAGGGCCAGCATCACCGCAGCCGTCCACATCAAACCAAACCGTCGTGGGCTCAACTTCATAGTCTTTCTCGCACCCTCAGAGGGTACCCTCTCGTTGACAAACGCCAACTGGATTCATCGCCTGACCCGAGACTTACCAGGCAACCGCAAAGTTGGTCCGCCGCGTGTCCGCTGTCGCCTCCACCCGCCCATCAGGCAACCACCGAATCATCCCACCAGCCCCAAAGTAACGCCCCACCCGATCGTGCATCTGAGTCTCCCAACCTGCCTCCTCCAGCGTCTCCGCCACCGCTCGCGGCATCCCCTGCTCAAGATCAATCACATTCCCGCCCTGACGCGAAGTAGTCGCCCGCCGCAAGTGATAACGAGGCTGGTCAATCGCCTCGGCCGGCGACAAACCAAACATCAGCGTATCCATAAGCAACTGCAGCGTCGTCGTCGGAATCCGCTGCCCACCCGGAATCCCGATCGCCAACGCCGTTTGATCACCGCGAGTCACCAGCGTCGGCGCAATCGTGCTCCGCGGACGCTGGCCAGGACCGATCAGGTTCGGAGAATCTGCCGTGTTCAGAGCAAAGTTGGTCATCGTGTTGTTCATCAGCACACCGGTGCCGGGCGCGATGACCGCAGCACCAAAATGCCAACTCAGCGACTGCGTCACGCTCACCACATTCCCACGACTGTCCGCAACAATGAAATGCGTCGTCGCATCAACGGTCGCTGACTCATCCGCTACCGCCTCTCGCGCCGGATCGAAGCTCGCCGCCCGGTCACGCAACGTGCCTGCGAATGCATCAGTCAGCATCGCCTCCGCATCTGCCCGTGCGCTCGGCACATCCGCAATCTGCCCAGCCATCGGCTCATAAACACCGAAAAGCGTCCGCCCGACCTGATCCATCAGCGCAGCGCCCCGCGGATCAAACTCCGCCGCCGGCAAGCCTTCGAGTGCCTTGAGCGTCGCGAGAATCGTCACCCCACCCGTCGTTGGCGGAACGCTGCTAAAAACACGATACCCCCGGTAATCCGCCGCAAGCGGGTCCGACCACCGAACCTCGTAACCCGCAAAATCCTCTAGCGTCAGCGGAGCACCCGCCGCCTGCGCAGCCGCAACAATCTCCTCAGCGATGCGCCCGCGATAGAAAGCATCAACCCCACGGTCCGCAATCAAATCGAGCGTCTCAGCCAGATCAACATTCCGCAGCCGCTCACCCACACGCGGCAAACGACCATTCACCAGATACAACCGCGCCGCTTCCGCGTCCGCAAGCAGATACTCCAGCTTCGGCTCAAACTGACGCAGCATCGCCCCATCAATCACAACCCCTCGCCGAGCCAACTCAGCAGCAGGGCGGACCAACTCCCCCCATGGCCTCGAGCCCCACCGCTCGTGCAT from Phycisphaeraceae bacterium harbors:
- a CDS encoding DUF5060 domain-containing protein, producing MHAPSKVRVLMARIRQRDSLIKATRATSHALPALAIMVITLRYLAMTPNVLLAQQSPQASLIEIDPEPLPAIISLRDAQSGRHVSLSLLDLAGEPDEATWFSSRASGNLSTPDAEPLAWSWEQNASGNALEAELGLEVAQGGITEPLILELVIPELPGVEHDWLLFRDQEVTTGTFGRRTTADGQASSQENESQVITRADTIAVRTNTDGYLVLDQMVGIEGVLRFEDDRQRRPAFTARLLLKPADGKATIGFRIRQVPYLQIMRAKDRALASMHPGRARFASQGPPAVRDVRLSATSLDAYDPLTITAELSGQWINPFDPEDVTLDAIITLPDGRRLTVPGYLNQPHRAETVDGRQVITPAGEPRWEVRFTPSQPGLYEIRLVLDDGAGRASSEMHHVEVRPADSSGFIRVAKGNPSYFEFDDSSLYFPIGMNIGWSGEAGTRDYEMYLSRMAEHQANFVRIWLGPTFNRMGLERGIDPELPGANGLGWIDLAAAWKIDEVFDIARRHDIRLMVAIESFSAMRDSGEPRHWHESPYNVALGGPLRRTGEMLSDHTARVLFRHRLRYIVARYGHHTTLLNWELWNEVNGIDGYDSEASASWHAEMADEIKHLDAYDHPISTSFWINHGDEAVDRLPQLDFTQTHVYGATDIPRYFIPIARRKLAKYDKPHLFGEYGVNVSAAGSTGVDMEGIHLHNGHWAALLSGSAGGPMVWWWDNYVHPNDLYHHFTPLARFVRGMPLHRIGFRAIEEVSLSSTLPTDPDAPRRPLIIHPEARSWNACDVNQPRTFTIAEDGRISDFDVLPAALQSDQGGNAHLHNPSTFRLSLPQPAQFIVHVEGISGWSGSRLQVSLNGELRIDEDFPDDNGASRQLIHTYDGPYTIDLPAGDHEIIVANKGEDWMNVSYEITDYLPAGQPNVDVWAARFDEPAKDGLVAVVWLRDSKLTWRKQQNDSPELDRWDHLRLTIPDLASGDYTIEWWDTMKGTVTGSTAVTVSGRNLSLDVPEFHQSLAAKIRLKNYARQEN
- a CDS encoding tetratricopeptide repeat-containing glycosyltransferase family protein; this translates as MNDPLLAKILEAEQQLAFGNLDAASEAAELALVNALPHAGLALNVLGHIAAHRRENQLALTLWETATRAAPAIPQPWVSLGGAHFELQQFDRAISCFREALRRDESLTAVRMQLGIALQHAGQHQQAIDELRAILTHDPSNPEGPVALATSLHELGRTKQAIEALEQSAAQHPNHLKTLSNLGVLHEKLDQFEHAITWYDKALALNPEDAQTLFNRGSSRIQLLQINKARADWQRALQLDPEHATIANNLAILELLDGNLTEGFELFEARWKVRHQKFPIPYPEWDGSPLGSKHLLLFVEQGLGDALQFCRYIPILKHQHPNATFTIATLPTLHDLLRSLAGLSSVVDIHPPYPRADFSLSLLSIPRVLKTTLDTIPADTPYLHAPTSLARTWKQKLDDLTPSDKPRVGLFWQGTQVEPRRTIRLEQLQPLFDQSDRLTFISLQKGQGEEELEKGGYPVTPIGHQLLTYADTAAVLEHLDLVITIDTSLAHAAGALARPTWTLLPFRPDWRWLLHRNDCPWYPTMRLYRQSTRNDWSEPLAQIANDLRTW
- a CDS encoding M14 family zinc carboxypeptidase; this translates as MKLSPRRFGLMWTAAVMLALAEPTHGVITLSGNFDTGSLDESGSSINGNFITLAGRDNFYPGDWKWLYFSAAGVGGAQPTFTIDDDFSSGSSRLANHEMVYSYDQQDWRFFDNNIWQSGSGTYSFWNDEAFDESTVYVAYGLPYEVGRVEAHTASLMGSPWVSPTLSGDANFVLGQSPGGIDDIGRQISPSDLYGYKITDGGVAGVKEKVVLASGVHPNEGPAGHVLEGIVNFLVSDDPRATALREAAEFYVYPLVNPDGRYAGLNRSGVEHPDRDMNRFWNEFLYDDMTDLKIVGEAMKADTGADVDYFVDFHSWTDTEEHFGFVDIDAGLHLDPFWQDITAREPIIATYDASVTNWTGMRFGRDRLNAEFYSTFETQFIPGWDIERFHTFGMNVGLAFAAALAPILDERFEFDDSNGTMLTGASNSLGSTLFSSDVTGVTVEDGVLRVRKPGDNFASSYLDIPNQSEGTLYLSLVIEGWNLTDYDASEHEEVRLGFLDSDGGTGSTITAQAQLERVASGQFVLSGQALGSGTLLDGQRSYSAILDGLLMIVIELDLDADLYQVYTRLGAGAFEPLGSVPATIDPSRDANAIRLVINNSFAGLGEFLDIALISLSSDNPTLGIVGDLDRDGHLDAQDLALLEAAIAVGEANLDLTGDDVVDAEDGVFWISDLFGTLRGDVNLDRTVDLIDLSILASSFGTPGVHGEGDLDFSGVVDLIDLSLLASDFGLSAPVPEPTGLVWCVVVLLSGRCRNLGC
- a CDS encoding gamma-glutamyltransferase family protein codes for the protein MSFRLDRLWMPGTLALSLLTMASFVFAVDSPPQVAVGHHYAVVSASPEASWIGLRVLREGGNVIDAAVAVGMAVGVGEAYGSGLGGKLAMVYRDGETGEVYALEALDRASSNPEVMAYRGLERDERMTGWRSVCVPGMPAALGAMHERWGSRPWGELVRPAAELARRGVVIDGAMLRQFEPKLEYLLADAEAARLYLVNGRLPRVGERLRNVDLAETLDLIADRGVDAFYRGRIAEEIVAAAQAAGAPLTLEDFAGYEVRWSDPLAADYRGYRVFSSVPPTTGGVTILATLKALEGLPAAEFDPRGAALMDQVGRTLFGVYEPMAGQIADVPSARADAEAMLTDAFAGTLRDRAASFDPAREAVADESATVDATTHFIVADSRGNVVSVTQSLSWHFGAAVIAPGTGVLMNNTMTNFALNTADSPNLIGPGQRPRSTIAPTLVTRGDQTALAIGIPGGQRIPTTTLQLLMDTLMFGLSPAEAIDQPRYHLRRATTSRQGGNVIDLEQGMPRAVAETLEEAGWETQMHDRVGRYFGAGGMIRWLPDGRVEATADTRRTNFAVAW